The window AATGGCATATGGGCAACCGCTCCGTATCTTCATAATGGCTCGGTACCGACGCTCTATGATCTCCTTTTGCCAACCGACTTACGCAACACCGCGCCGCTAGCAAACGCTGTGATTGCAGATAGCAACGGCGAATCTACGAATGGTGTCAACAAGAGACCAATTTCGTTCTACGTCGGAAGCAGAGAGTTCGACCCAAAGAACGTTGGTTTCGTAACTGCCAAATCAGAAATCAGCTTTGAATTTCGAGTTCGTGACCAATCCAACACTCCGATTTTTGGAAACTACAATTCCGGCCACGAATACGGCACGTTATTGAATGATGAGGATCGCAGAGCACTTGTCGAATACCTCAAGACGCTCTGATATGCGATGATAAACCTTCGCAGTTGGCGCCGCGCCACTTCAAGCCCACGAATTCTGAGCCCCAATCGAGAGCGTGATCGTAACGGCCTTCCCGAGCGTCTCAATCCAACAACCCACCTCTGAATGAGATAACGGGGACAAGCGTTGGCGAGTTAGGCTGAAGCACAAAAGCAATCGATCAGACGGAATACGCTCTGATGTCCTTCGTCAAGCGTATTTTGCATGCGAACTCGGCTCCATGCGATTTCCGCTGGAGTGATGGGAGTGATGATCGTGCAAGGGTGGAGGCGAAGCCTGAAGACGTCGGTGATTAAGCTCTGATGCGCGGGTTCTGATTCGCAGTTCCGAGATTTCGTCCGGGGCTGTCCGTCGTCTACGCGCGCGCGTCGATCAACTGATCGGCTACAAGGCGTAATCGGGAATTCCCCTGCCGTGGCTTCGCCTCCGCCGTTACACGATATCTGCCGGATTGCAGCCCGGATCTGCCGCACGGCCAGCAGCATCTCCTCGAAGACGATACGCTGCTCGCGGTGTGCGAGCTTCTGGCTCACCAGCCAGTTCATATGGGCTCTGGTCCAGGTTCGTTTGCCCGGATAATGCCGTCCGATCCGCAGCAGCAGCGACAACACCTGCTGCCGTTTGGATTTGAGGTCATCGACCGCCGCCTCCCGCCCCCGCACTAGGTCCCGCATCGCCTCATGCCGCTCATCGGGAACCCAGACCGCCGTCAGTTCGCCCGCACGCAACAGTTTGGCCAGATTGAGCGCATCGCGCCGGTTGGTCTTCACCCGATCGCCCGGCTTCTTCGGGATCAGCGACGGAGCCACCACCACACAATCGTGGCCGAGACTCCTGATCAACCGGTACAGCCCGTACCCGGTTGGGCCGGCCTCATAACAGAACGTCAATTGCCGATGCTGCGCGGCAAGCTTCTTCACCAGTTTGCGCGTCGCCGCCTCGGTGTTCTCAATGTCGCCGAAAAAGCGTACCTCGCCGTTCCGCCCACCTTGTGCAATTCGCACTGAATTGCGCAGCTTCGACGTATCGAAAGCCACAAAAGCTTCGCTATGATCCGTCACGACTCGTCCTCCTTGCTTTGAGGCTCTACCCGGGACAATCCGGGCAACCCTCGCTCAGCATCGATGGCGAGTCGCCTCAAGGGAAAGACATACGGTCTACGCTAACTAATCCGCCATACGGTCAGCAGGCTACTCGTCCGTCCCCGCCATGAAATCGAAGTCACATCCCTCGTCCGCCTGCAAAATCGCTTCCGTGAACAGCTTGGCATAACCACGCTTCGGCGTTTTCGCCGGCGGCAACTTCGCCAGCGCTTCACGTCGCTTGGCCAGTTCGGCGTCGTCGACCAGCAATTCGATGCTGCGTGCGGGAACGTCCAGCTTGATGCGATCGCCGCTCTTGACCAGCGCCAGCGGGCCGCCGTCGGCGGATTCAGGCGTAATGTGCAGCACGATGGTGCCGAACGCGGTGCCGCTCATGCGCGCGTCGGAGATCCGCACCATGTCCTTGACGCCCTGGCTGCCGATCTTCTTGGGGATCGGCAGATAGCCGGCTTCCGGCATGCCGGGTGCGCCTTTCGGGCCGGCGTTGCGCAGTACCAGCACGTCGTCCGCGGTGACATCAAGATTCGGATCATCGATCCGCGCGGTGAGGTCTTCCACGGATTCGAACACAACGGCACGGCCGGTGTGCTGCAGCAGCCTCTCGCTCGCCGCCGAATGTTTGATGACGGCGCCGCGCGGCGCGAGATTGCCGTGCAAAATGGCCATCGCGCCTTCCGGCTTGATCGGTGTGCTGCGCGGACGGATCGCGTCCTGGTTCGGCACCTCCTCGGCGTCCCTGACGATGTCGCGGAGCGTGCCGCCGGCCACTGTCTTGGCGTCGAGGTCGAGCAGATCGCCGAGCTGCTTCATCAGCTTGGGAACGCCGCCGGCGTGATGGAAGTGCTCCATGTAATGCGCGCCGGACGGCTTGAGGTCCACCAGCACCGGCACCTCGCGCCCGAGCTTGTCGAAGGCGTCGAGATCCACGCGGTGCGTGGTGCGATTGGCGATGGCAGTCAAATGAATCAAGCCGTTGGTCGATCCGCCGATCGCCTGCAGCACCACCTGGGCATTGCGGAACGCGGATGGCGTCAGCAATTCGCTCGGCTTCGGACCACCTGTCACAGCCATCTCGGCGGCGCGTTTGCCGCTGGCCTCAGCACAGCGCACGCGCTCGGCATGGGGCGCGGGAATGGTCGCGCTCATGGGCAGCGACAGGCCCAGTGTCTCGGTGATGCAGGCCATGGTGCTGGCGGTGCCCATCACCATGCAGGTGCCGACCGATGGCGCAAGACGTCCATTGACCGCGGCGATCTCCTCCTCGTCGAGCTCTCCCGCGCGATGCGCACTCCACAGACGCCGGCAATCGGTGCAGGCGCCGAGCACTTCGCCCTTGTGATGGCCCACCACCATCGGTCCGACCGGAAGCACCACCGTGGGCAGATCGGCGCTGACAGCGGCCATGATCTGCGCCGGCAAGGTCTTGTCGCAGCCGCCGATCACGACCACGGAGTCCATCGGCTGGGCGCGGATCATTTCCTCGGTGTCCATCGCCATCAGGTTGCGCAGGTACATCGAGGTCGGGTGTGCGAAACTCTCGTGAATCGAGATGGTCGGAAACACCATCGGCATCGCGCCGGCCAGCATCACGCCGCGCTTCACCGCCTCCACCAGCACCGGCACATTGCCGTGGCAGGGGTTGTAGTCGCTGTAGGTGTTGGTGATGCCGACGATCGGCCGCTCCAGCGCGTCGTCGGAATAGCCCATCGCCTTGATGAAGGCCTTGCGCAGGAACAGCGAGAACCCGGCGTCTCCGTAGCTGGTCAGCCCTTTTCGTAGACCCTTGGTCATCTGCGTGTTCCTCGTTTCGCTTGCTTCTGGACCAGTCTGGAAATGATTGAAAGTGGGATTATTGTCAATAATAATGGCTTTATCGGCCACGATCCGGCGATAATTCCCCAATGTCCAATAGAATTATTGACAATCTTGATCTCAGTGCGATTAATGCGCCCCAAGCAAAAAACGGAGGGAGCGCAGATGAGACATCAACTGGCTGTAACAGGGGCGGTTCTCGGCCTGGTTTTGACCGGCGCAAGCGCGCTGGTGTCACCGGCCAAGGCCACAGAGATCGTGATGTGGAGCAACTGGCCGGACGAGCCGGCCAAGAAGGACTGGGTCTCCGCGCGGGTGAAGGAGTTCGAGGCGAAGACCCCGCAATGCACCGTCAAGCTCAGCTTCATTCCGAAGGCCG is drawn from Bradyrhizobium prioriisuperbiae and contains these coding sequences:
- a CDS encoding IS110 family transposase, encoding MTDHSEAFVAFDTSKLRNSVRIAQGGRNGEVRFFGDIENTEAATRKLVKKLAAQHRQLTFCYEAGPTGYGLYRLIRSLGHDCVVVAPSLIPKKPGDRVKTNRRDALNLAKLLRAGELTAVWVPDERHEAMRDLVRGREAAVDDLKSKRQQVLSLLLRIGRHYPGKRTWTRAHMNWLVSQKLAHREQRIVFEEMLLAVRQIRAAIRQISCNGGGEATAGEFPITPCSRSVDRRARVDDGQPRTKSRNCESEPAHQSLITDVFRLRLHPCTIITPITPAEIAWSRVRMQNTLDEGHQSVFRLIDCFCASA
- a CDS encoding IlvD/Edd family dehydratase; the encoded protein is MTKGLRKGLTSYGDAGFSLFLRKAFIKAMGYSDDALERPIVGITNTYSDYNPCHGNVPVLVEAVKRGVMLAGAMPMVFPTISIHESFAHPTSMYLRNLMAMDTEEMIRAQPMDSVVVIGGCDKTLPAQIMAAVSADLPTVVLPVGPMVVGHHKGEVLGACTDCRRLWSAHRAGELDEEEIAAVNGRLAPSVGTCMVMGTASTMACITETLGLSLPMSATIPAPHAERVRCAEASGKRAAEMAVTGGPKPSELLTPSAFRNAQVVLQAIGGSTNGLIHLTAIANRTTHRVDLDAFDKLGREVPVLVDLKPSGAHYMEHFHHAGGVPKLMKQLGDLLDLDAKTVAGGTLRDIVRDAEEVPNQDAIRPRSTPIKPEGAMAILHGNLAPRGAVIKHSAASERLLQHTGRAVVFESVEDLTARIDDPNLDVTADDVLVLRNAGPKGAPGMPEAGYLPIPKKIGSQGVKDMVRISDARMSGTAFGTIVLHITPESADGGPLALVKSGDRIKLDVPARSIELLVDDAELAKRREALAKLPPAKTPKRGYAKLFTEAILQADEGCDFDFMAGTDE